ACCCGTATCAGGGTAGGTGAAGGAGACGTGGTCGAAGACAATGTCGCCCTGAATTTCCTTTTCCACGTTCTGGCGTGAAACGATATTCGTTTTCTGATGCAGAAACTCGTTGATGCGGGCCTGGGAAGCTTCGGCGCGCTGCACCAGGGAAGAAGTCCAGCCCAGGGCCGTCACGGGCCAGGTGAGCAGGTTTACATAAATCAGGAACTCCGCAATGCTGCCGGTGGTAATGGTGCCGCGAATAACCTCCTGGCCACCCACCCACACGGTGATGATGGTGCTGAGGCCTACCAGGAACAAAATCAGTGGGAAAAACAGAGAGTTCACAAAGTTCAGACTCAGCGACTTCTGCTTGTACTCATCCGAAGCCAGCGCAAACTGCCGGTGCGAGTCTTCTTCCCGCACGAACGATTTCAGCACCCGGATGCCGGAAAAGGCTTCCTGCACGAACGTGGTCATGCTGGCCAGGGAACGTTGAATCTCGTCGGACTTCCGCTCAATGAGGTTGTTCACGTAGAAAATGCTGATGCTCAGCACGGGCAGCGGCAGCAGAGTATACAGCGTGAGCTTCACGTTCACCATCAGCATCAGCGGCACAATCAGCAGAAACAGGATTACCAGCTGCAGAAAGTACATGATGGCCGGCCCGACGTACATGCGCACCCGGCCCACGTCCTCCGAAATGCGTGACATCAAATCCCCGGTGCTGTGGCGGCGGTAGAAGGAGAGGGGCAGGGACTGATAGTGCTGGTAGATTTCGTTTTTCTGGTCGTTTTCGATGAGCCGGCTCATCACGATGAGCGTCTGGCGCATGAAAAACAAAAAGATGCCCCGCAGCAGCGCCATGGTCACAATCAATACCCCATACAGCAGCACGTTGCGGCCAAACAGGGCATATACGCCGCTCTGGGCCTGAGTGCCGGCGAAGAGGTGGTAGAGGTCAATTCCTTCGCCTACCAGGTCAAAGGAATAGCGCACAATCTGGGCCGGAAAAATAGCCAGCAGCGTGCTGAGGGCCACAAATAGCACCCCCCCAGGAAGTGCCATTTATAGCGGAAGAGGTATTTATTGGTAGAAGCGAGGGCGCGCACGGAAAGCAGGTTAGGATATACAGACAACCACCGACACCATAAGCGGGTACATAGCGGGTAGGGTGCCGGAGTCAGAAAAACAGGTTACTTTTGCACCCGAATTGCGGGGGCGGTATTGTCGTGTTGACAAAGATACAACAAGCCGGCCCTTGCGGTTTCCCACCCAAATTTTCCCCACCCACCCATTTTCAAACATTCCACCCGCATGGTTGAAATTCAAACCCTGGCTTCTACGTCCATCTTTGGTCAGATTGCCGAGCACGAGCACGAACAAGTGGTGTTCTGCCACGACAAGGACACCGGTCTGCGCG
The Hymenobacter sp. DG25B genome window above contains:
- a CDS encoding ABC transporter ATP-binding protein gives rise to the protein MALPGGVLFVALSTLLAIFPAQIVRYSFDLVGEGIDLYHLFAGTQAQSGVYALFGRNVLLYGVLIVTMALLRGIFLFFMRQTLIVMSRLIENDQKNEIYQHYQSLPLSFYRRHSTGDLMSRISEDVGRVRMYVGPAIMYFLQLVILFLLIVPLMLMVNVKLTLYTLLPLPVLSISIFYVNNLIERKSDEIQRSLASMTTFVQEAFSGIRVLKSFVREEDSHRQFALASDEYKQKSLSLNFVNSLFFPLILFLVGLSTIITVWVGGQEVIRGTITTGSIAEFLIYVNLLTWPVTALGWTSSLVQRAEASQARINEFLHQKTNIVSRQNVEKEIQGDIVFDHVSFTYPDTGIQALRDVSFRIRPGQTLAVIGNTGSGKSTVAALLCRLYDVSGGSIQVDGVDVRDYALTSLREQIGYVPQDVFLFSDTIRNNINFGLDQPTEERMLQAARDANVYDNIMRFPEGFDTKVGERGITLSGGQKQRVSIARALVKEPGILILDDSLSAVDTNTENAILASLQRIMANRTSLIISHRVSSVKLADEILVLDDGQIVQHGTHEVLMQEENGLYRALYERQLQSEEA